One window from the genome of Papilio machaon chromosome 6, ilPapMach1.1, whole genome shotgun sequence encodes:
- the LOC106714818 gene encoding carboxypeptidase E-like: protein MFVYRYVYLAFFLSASAKFIWKHHNNEELPLVLEEVHQKCPNITRVYALSEPSVRNVPLYVIEFTDTPGFHQPYKPEVKYVGNIHGNEVLGRELLLGLADYLCEQYSQNDPNIRSLIHKTRIHLLPSMNPDGWQLSTNFGGQDYLLGRGNNHSVDLNRNFPDLDAITFEFERLGINHNNHLLKDVTRLAAPLEPETRAVIRWIMSIPFVLSAAMHGGDLVANYPYDESRSGALASEYSASPDDDTFKEIAMAYANAHADMASVNRPGCHVNGPDQSEAYNFGKQGGVTNGADWYSLKGGMQDFNYLATNAFEITLELGCKKYPLENELENEWNRNREALLAYLWKAHIGIKGIVSDDTGFLENAIISVVNLTGHTPKPIRHDVTTGVYGDYYRLLTPGRYEVTASHPGHYPAQRIVTVPQRQSSARILNFKLEPIRYEDGALFFDPPFIRYQHVVGDQPRIYKRSLFEKVTNTLLQARDTPKP from the exons atgtttgtgtATCGGTACGTGTATTTAGCGTTTTTCCTTTCCGCGTCGGCTAAATTTATTTGGAAGCACCATAATAATGAAGAATTACCATTGGTTTTGGAAGAAGTTCACCAAAAATGCCCAAATATTACTAGAGTTTATGCTTTATCAGAACCATCTGTGCGAAATGTTCCGCTTTATGTGATTGAATTTACTGACACGCCTGGATTTCATCAACCCT ataaGCCAGAAGTGAAATATGTGGGAAATATTCACGGAAATGAGGTTCTTGGTCGAGAATTGTTGCTCGGTTTAGCTGATTATTTATGTGAACAGTATTCGCAGAATGATCCTAACATAAGATCACTTATTCATAAAACTAGAATACATCTTTTACCCTCTATGAATCCAGATGGTTGGCAACTGTCCACAAAtttt GGTGGTCAAGACTATCTGCTTGGACGTGGTAACAACCATTCGGTGGATTTAAACCGGAACTTCCCAGACTTAGATGCTATTACATTTGAGTTTGAGCGACTCGGTATCAACCACAACAATCATCTCTTGAAGGATGTCACCCGACTCGCAGCCCCA TTGGAGCCAGAAACTCGCGCTGTAATCCGCTGGATAATGTCAATACCGTTTGTGCTGAGCGCGGCGATGCACGGCGGTGACTTGGTCGCCAACTACCCTTATGATGAGAGCAGGAGTGGCGCACTCGCCTCCGAGTACTCAGCCAGCCCCGACGATGATACCTTCAA GGAAATAGCTATGGCATATGCGAACGCGCACGCCGACATGGCATCGGTCAACCGACCCGGCTGCCACGTCAATGGCCCCGATCAGTCCGAGGCGTACAACTTCGGCAAGCAGGGCGGTGTCACCAACGGCGCTGACTGGTACAGTCTCAAAGGAG gaATGCAAGATTTCAATTATTTGGCAACAAATGCGTTTGAAATCACCCTTGAATTGGGTTGCAAGAAGTATCCATTGGAGAACGAATTAGAGAACGAATGGAACAGGAACCGTGAAGCTTTACTTGCCTATTTATGGAAGGCTCACATCGGTATAAAGGGAATCGTTAGCGATGATACTGGATTTTTAGAAAATGCTATAATATCTGTGGTCAATCTGACTGGACACACGCCGAAACCTATACGACATGACGTCACTACAG GTGTATATGGTGATTACTACCGCTTGCTGACTCCGGGTCGTTACGAGGTGACAGCAAGTCACCCGGGCCATTATCCCGCACAGCGCATCGTCACAGTGCCACAAAGACAATCCTCAGCACGTATACTCAACTTTAAACTAGAG CCGATACGTTACGAAGACGGTGCTCTGTTCTTCGATCCGCCATTCATCCGCTACCAGCACGTGGTCGGTGACCAGCCTCGCATCTACAAACGGTCACTCTTCGAAAAAGTCACCAACACTTTACTACAGGCTAGAGACACACCTAAACCATAG